One Prodigiosinella aquatilis DNA window includes the following coding sequences:
- a CDS encoding YfcL family protein, with the protein MIAEFEARILTLIDDMVEHASDDELFAGGYLRGHLTLAVAEAEEHGENTADALCTRVYGSLHNAIQHGELSPPDQALVNDMWERLYLQAQHQQAS; encoded by the coding sequence ATGATCGCAGAATTTGAAGCGCGTATTTTGACGCTGATCGATGACATGGTGGAACATGCCAGCGATGATGAACTTTTTGCCGGTGGCTACCTGCGCGGTCATTTGACGCTGGCTGTCGCCGAGGCGGAAGAACATGGTGAGAATACGGCTGATGCGCTGTGTACCCGAGTATATGGCAGTCTGCACAACGCGATTCAACATGGCGAGCTTTCTCCGCCCGACCAGGCGTTGGTGAATGACATGTGGGAACGACTTTATCTCCAGGCGCAGCACCAGCAGGCAAGTTAA
- a CDS encoding elongation factor P hydroxylase: MTTSPQHTVVHRYDQLIQLFNDCFSRDYNTQLIKGEDEPIYLPADEQVPYHRIVFAHGFYASAMHEISHWCIAGAARRLQVDFGYWYCPDGRDAETQHQFEDVEIKPQALEWLFCVAAGFPFNVSCDNLNGEVTPDRIAFQRRVHGQVMHYLQHTIPERPARFINALQLFYNTAPLTSTDFPYPDDLC, encoded by the coding sequence ATGACAACGTCACCACAACACACCGTAGTTCATCGCTATGATCAACTGATCCAACTGTTTAATGACTGCTTTAGCCGCGATTACAACACTCAGTTAATCAAGGGTGAGGATGAACCGATTTATCTGCCAGCGGATGAACAGGTGCCCTATCACCGGATTGTGTTTGCACATGGTTTTTATGCCAGCGCCATGCACGAAATTTCACACTGGTGTATTGCGGGCGCAGCGCGTCGTCTGCAAGTGGATTTTGGTTACTGGTATTGCCCCGATGGGCGCGATGCCGAAACTCAACATCAGTTTGAAGACGTTGAAATCAAGCCTCAAGCGTTGGAGTGGTTGTTCTGCGTCGCGGCGGGTTTTCCCTTTAATGTTAGCTGCGATAACCTCAATGGCGAGGTAACGCCGGATCGTATTGCGTTTCAACGGCGGGTCCACGGCCAGGTTATGCACTATTTGCAGCATACTATTCCTGAACGTCCGGCGCGCTTTATTAACGCGTTACAATTGTTTTACAATACAGCGCCACTAACGAGCACGGACTTTCCATACCCCGACGATCTCTGCTGA
- a CDS encoding sulfite exporter TauE/SafE family protein, whose translation MEWFVVGPEMLGLLFFVGMLAGFIDSIAGGGGLLTIPALLAAGLSPTQVLATNKLQAVGGSFSSSLYFIRHRAVKLGEQKLAIAFTFVGAVFGAWLIQQIHAGFLRQLLPVLVIGIGLYFLLVPKIGNNDRQRRLSAVPFALVTGGCVGFYDGFFGPGAGSFFALGYVTLHGFNLAKATAHAKVLNFTSNFGSLLFFILGGKVVWGLGGVMLLGQIIGARLGARMVLTKGQKLIRPMLVMVSALMSCKLIYDSHGSAISQWLGQIFS comes from the coding sequence ATGGAATGGTTTGTTGTAGGGCCAGAAATGCTGGGCCTGTTGTTTTTCGTTGGCATGCTGGCGGGGTTTATTGATTCGATTGCTGGAGGCGGCGGATTGTTGACCATTCCTGCATTGTTAGCGGCGGGGCTTTCGCCTACGCAAGTCTTGGCGACCAATAAGCTCCAGGCCGTGGGCGGCTCTTTTTCCTCCAGCTTGTATTTTATCCGCCATCGCGCGGTAAAACTGGGAGAGCAGAAACTGGCTATCGCTTTTACTTTTGTGGGGGCGGTTTTCGGTGCCTGGCTGATTCAGCAGATTCATGCCGGTTTCTTGCGACAGCTTTTACCGGTACTGGTGATCGGGATCGGCCTTTATTTCCTGTTGGTGCCCAAAATAGGAAATAATGATCGGCAGCGTCGTTTATCCGCTGTGCCGTTTGCTCTGGTTACTGGTGGCTGTGTCGGATTTTATGACGGTTTTTTTGGGCCGGGAGCGGGATCTTTCTTTGCTCTCGGTTATGTCACACTGCATGGTTTTAACCTGGCGAAAGCGACTGCTCATGCCAAAGTACTAAACTTCACATCCAATTTTGGTAGCCTGCTATTTTTTATTCTGGGTGGAAAAGTCGTATGGGGATTGGGTGGGGTGATGCTGCTGGGACAAATCATTGGCGCGCGCCTCGGTGCCAGAATGGTCTTGACCAAAGGACAAAAACTGATTCGTCCTATGCTGGTGATGGTTTCTGCACTGATGAGCTGTAAGTTAATTTATGATAGTCACGGCAGCGCTATTTCGCAGTGGCTGGGACAGATCTTTTCATGA
- the mepA gene encoding penicillin-insensitive murein endopeptidase, which yields MKTGLIAMAALLLSVAAEAKTPWQEVTHPIAGTAQSIGSFANGCIIGAQPLALQSSDYQVMRVDQRRYFGHPELVAFIYRLSSQIRRATGAELLIGDMGMPAGGRFSSGHVSHQSGLDVDIWLQLPRRRWSQQQLLQPQPVDLVMAGDRQVNPHLWRPEIDYLIKTAAQDRDVTRIFVNPAIKKQLCREAGEDRAWLHKVRPWFAHRAHMHVRLRCPADSLECQEQDSPPAGDGCGAELSSWFQPRQPSTKTPVKTLPPPLPPSCQALVDRHFSVE from the coding sequence ATGAAAACAGGTTTGATAGCAATGGCGGCACTGTTGCTGAGTGTCGCAGCCGAGGCAAAAACGCCCTGGCAGGAAGTTACCCACCCGATAGCTGGCACAGCACAGTCCATTGGCAGTTTTGCCAATGGCTGTATCATCGGTGCGCAACCGTTAGCGCTGCAATCGTCGGATTATCAGGTTATGCGCGTCGATCAACGCCGTTATTTCGGTCATCCGGAGCTAGTGGCGTTTATTTATCGTCTGAGCTCGCAAATACGTCGTGCCACTGGGGCGGAATTGCTGATTGGCGATATGGGAATGCCTGCCGGTGGTCGTTTCAGTAGCGGCCATGTTAGCCACCAATCTGGTCTGGATGTGGATATCTGGTTACAACTACCTCGTCGCCGTTGGAGCCAACAACAACTACTTCAACCACAACCTGTGGATTTGGTGATGGCGGGTGACCGGCAAGTCAATCCTCATCTGTGGCGACCTGAGATCGACTATTTGATAAAAACGGCGGCACAGGATAGAGACGTAACACGTATTTTCGTTAATCCGGCGATTAAAAAGCAGCTTTGTCGTGAAGCCGGTGAGGATCGTGCATGGTTGCACAAAGTCCGCCCGTGGTTTGCTCACCGTGCCCATATGCATGTCCGTCTGCGTTGTCCGGCCGATAGTCTGGAGTGTCAGGAGCAGGACTCTCCGCCCGCAGGTGATGGTTGTGGGGCTGAACTTTCCAGTTGGTTTCAGCCGCGCCAGCCGAGTACTAAAACACCAGTAAAAACGTTACCACCCCCGTTGCCCCCGTCATGTCAGGCACTCGTTGACAGACATTTTAGTGTGGAATAA
- the aroC gene encoding chorismate synthase, translated as MAGNSIGQFFRVTTFGESHGIALGCVVDGVPPGIPLTEADLQHDLDRRRPGTSRYTTQRREPDQVRILSGVFEGVTTGTSIGLLIENTDQRSQDYGAIKDLFRPGHADYTYEQKYGIRDYRGGGRSSARETAMRVAAGAIAKKYLQQQHGIQIRGYLAQIGEVSCELKDWEQVEQNPFFCPDPDKLEALDELMRGLKKAGDSIGAKITVVAESVPAGLGEPVFDRLDADLAHALMSINAVKGVEIGDGFAVVTKRGSENRDEITPDGFQSNHAGGILGGISSGQAVIAHLALKPTSSIMVPGRTINRDGEATEMVTRGRHDPCVGIRAVPIAEAMMAIVLMDHLLRQRAQCGDVVSQVPRW; from the coding sequence ATGGCAGGAAACAGTATTGGTCAGTTTTTCCGTGTCACCACCTTTGGTGAGTCTCATGGTATTGCCTTGGGCTGCGTTGTGGACGGCGTCCCCCCCGGTATCCCGTTGACTGAAGCAGATTTACAGCACGATCTTGATCGCCGTCGTCCGGGAACTTCCCGCTATACCACCCAACGTCGGGAGCCGGATCAGGTCCGTATTTTGTCCGGCGTATTTGAAGGGGTGACTACCGGAACCAGTATTGGCCTGCTGATTGAGAATACTGATCAGCGCTCGCAGGACTACGGTGCTATTAAAGATCTGTTCCGGCCGGGGCATGCAGATTACACCTATGAACAGAAATACGGGATCCGAGATTACCGTGGCGGTGGGCGGTCCTCGGCTCGTGAAACCGCGATGCGTGTGGCTGCCGGGGCAATTGCCAAAAAATATTTGCAGCAACAGCATGGTATTCAAATCCGCGGTTATCTGGCCCAGATCGGGGAAGTCAGTTGTGAATTGAAAGACTGGGAGCAGGTTGAACAGAATCCGTTCTTTTGTCCGGATCCAGATAAGCTGGAAGCCTTGGATGAACTGATGCGTGGGCTGAAGAAGGCCGGGGATTCCATTGGAGCCAAGATCACGGTGGTAGCGGAGTCTGTCCCGGCAGGGCTGGGAGAGCCGGTGTTTGATCGTCTTGATGCCGATTTAGCCCATGCACTGATGAGCATTAATGCTGTAAAAGGTGTGGAGATCGGTGACGGCTTTGCGGTGGTGACCAAACGCGGCAGCGAAAACCGCGATGAAATAACTCCGGATGGTTTTCAGAGCAACCATGCTGGCGGCATTCTGGGTGGTATCAGTAGTGGTCAGGCAGTTATTGCACATCTGGCACTGAAGCCTACATCCAGCATTATGGTGCCAGGCCGCACGATTAACCGCGACGGTGAAGCAACCGAAATGGTTACCCGTGGGCGTCACGATCCTTGTGTGGGCATTCGTGCTGTTCCTATCGCTGAGGCGATGATGGCGATTGTACTGATGGATCATCTGCTGCGTCAGCGGGCTCAGTGTGGTGATGTTGTCAGCCAGGTTCCCCGTTGGTAA
- the prmB gene encoding 50S ribosomal protein L3 N(5)-glutamine methyltransferase → MDKIFVDEAVNDLHTLQDMLRWTVSRFNAAHVYYGHGTDNPWDEALQLVLPSLFLPLDIPEDMYRARLTSSERHRIVERVIRRVNERIPVAYLTNKAWFCGLEFYVDERVLVPRSPIGELINNGFQSLLPTSPHHILDLCTGSGCIAIACAQAFPEAEVDAVDISPDALAVAEQNIQQHAMEYNVTPIRSDLFRDLPAIHYDLIVTNPPYVDEEDMADLPQEFRYEPALGLAAGSDGLKLVRRILACAPDYLSEEGVLICEVGNSMVHLMEQYPDIPFTWLEFEHGGDGVFMLTRSQLVDCKTHFSIYRD, encoded by the coding sequence TTGGACAAAATTTTCGTCGATGAGGCGGTCAACGATCTGCATACTCTTCAGGATATGTTGCGTTGGACCGTGAGCCGGTTTAACGCAGCCCATGTCTATTATGGTCACGGTACTGATAACCCGTGGGATGAAGCGCTGCAACTGGTATTGCCCAGTCTGTTTCTGCCGCTTGATATTCCCGAGGATATGTACCGTGCCCGATTGACCTCCAGCGAACGCCACCGCATCGTTGAACGGGTGATCCGCCGGGTGAACGAACGTATTCCGGTAGCCTATCTGACTAATAAGGCCTGGTTCTGCGGACTGGAATTCTATGTGGATGAACGTGTTCTAGTGCCGCGTTCCCCGATTGGAGAGTTGATCAACAACGGCTTCCAATCCCTGTTGCCCACATCGCCGCATCATATCCTGGATCTGTGTACTGGCAGCGGTTGTATCGCTATTGCCTGCGCCCAGGCTTTCCCGGAAGCTGAGGTGGATGCGGTGGATATTTCCCCCGATGCGCTAGCGGTAGCTGAGCAGAATATCCAGCAGCATGCTATGGAATATAACGTTACGCCAATCCGTTCTGATCTGTTCCGTGATTTGCCTGCCATTCACTATGATTTGATCGTGACCAATCCCCCGTATGTGGATGAAGAGGATATGGCCGATTTGCCACAGGAGTTCCGTTATGAGCCAGCACTGGGACTGGCGGCAGGTAGCGACGGGCTCAAGCTGGTACGCCGGATTCTGGCTTGTGCGCCAGATTATCTCAGTGAAGAGGGCGTGCTAATCTGTGAAGTGGGCAACAGCATGGTGCATTTGATGGAGCAGTATCCGGATATTCCATTCACCTGGCTTGAATTTGAACACGGTGGTGACGGCGTCTTTATGCTGACTCGATCACAGTTGGTGGATTGCAAAACGCATTTCAGCATTTACCGCGACTGA
- the smrB gene encoding endonuclease SmrB, giving the protein MKKKYTLNEEELQLFRSSVTGARRLRQDTFVHKPERRKLGELAPRRVTQEQVDASFYFSDEFQPQLDNEGPTRYIRPDTNHYELKKLRRGDYSPELFLDLHGLTQQEAKQELGALLAACRREHVYCACVMHGHGKHILKQQTPLWLAQHPDVLAFHQAPREFGGDAALLVLVAMDIPTVE; this is encoded by the coding sequence ATGAAAAAAAAATACACGCTAAATGAGGAGGAATTACAGCTTTTCCGCTCCTCTGTGACAGGAGCCCGTCGGTTACGTCAGGATACTTTTGTTCATAAACCAGAACGTCGTAAACTTGGGGAATTAGCGCCTCGTCGGGTGACACAGGAACAGGTAGATGCCAGCTTCTATTTCTCTGACGAATTTCAGCCCCAGTTAGATAATGAAGGGCCGACGCGCTACATTCGTCCTGATACCAACCACTACGAACTGAAAAAGTTGCGCCGTGGCGACTATTCACCAGAGCTTTTTCTGGATTTACATGGACTGACGCAGCAGGAAGCAAAACAGGAACTTGGGGCACTATTGGCCGCCTGCCGCCGCGAACATGTGTATTGCGCCTGCGTCATGCATGGACACGGCAAACACATTCTAAAACAGCAGACGCCACTCTGGTTGGCCCAACACCCCGATGTGCTGGCGTTTCATCAGGCACCACGAGAATTCGGCGGCGACGCCGCGCTATTGGTACTTGTCGCAATGGATATTCCGACAGTGGAATAA
- the sixA gene encoding phosphohistidine phosphatase SixA — MQVLIMRHGDAVPDAASDALRPLSARGCNETHQMAAWLNNQAIDIDRVLVSPYLRARQTLQAVRSTLPLPEEDECLPELTPGGDAKLISYYLQTLAKEGTGGVLIISHLPLVGYLVASLCPGETAPMFATSAVACVNLEAESGVGECHWQVSPSQLTIKASS; from the coding sequence ATGCAAGTTTTGATCATGCGTCATGGTGATGCTGTACCTGACGCAGCCAGTGATGCGCTCAGGCCTCTTAGCGCCCGGGGTTGTAATGAGACACATCAAATGGCTGCCTGGTTGAATAATCAGGCGATTGATATCGATCGAGTCTTGGTCAGCCCTTATCTCCGTGCCCGTCAGACGTTGCAAGCTGTGCGGAGCACACTTCCCCTGCCAGAGGAAGACGAATGTCTGCCGGAATTGACACCAGGTGGTGATGCGAAACTGATAAGCTACTATTTGCAAACCCTGGCAAAAGAAGGGACTGGCGGTGTGCTGATCATCTCTCATTTACCGCTTGTTGGCTATCTGGTCGCCTCGTTGTGCCCTGGTGAAACCGCACCGATGTTCGCTACTTCAGCGGTTGCCTGTGTGAACCTGGAAGCTGAGTCCGGTGTCGGCGAATGCCACTGGCAAGTGAGCCCTTCGCAGTTAACGATTAAAGCCAGTAGTTAG
- the fadJ gene encoding fatty acid oxidation complex subunit alpha FadJ: MTEQPAIVALEKEKSAFSLTLRPDNIGIITMDVAGEKVNTLKDQFARQIMAVLTQAQQHAALRGLIFVSAKADSFIAGADITMLDNCTDAKQAEALAKTGQETLAYIAGLPFPVVAAIHGACLGGGLELALACDYRVCTTEDKTVLGLPEVQLGLLPGSGGTQRLPRLIGVDKALDLMLTGKHVRSQQALRLGLVDDAVPHSILLETAAAMIRQGKRTSSSVNWRIGFMHSRLIRSLLFRVVKQKTQARTQGHYPATGKIIQVVRDGLEKGEAEGYLSEARAFGKLVMSPESIALRGLFFAATALKKTSETGDESRVIHRVAVLGGGLMGGGIASVTAIRGGLPVRIKDIQEKGVNRALKCHWQKLEKQLTHRRITHIEQQRQMSLMTGSTDYHGFEQVDIVIEAVFEDLALKQQMVSEVEQFASPDTIFASNTSSLPIHQIAAKASRPAQVIGLHYFSPVDKMPLVEVIPHTGTSAETIATTVALVKKQGKTAIVVADCAGFYVNRILAPYLNEAARCLLEGEPVDTIDQALVRFGFPVGPFTLLDEVGIDVAIKIVPILTRELGERFSAPPALKVIASDDRQGRKNARGFYRYGHQRYIWQRSKKNVDNTVYPLLGVTPKAHLDSALMAQRCVMLLLNEAARCLDEGIIRSAREGDIGAVLGIGFPPFLGGPFRYIDHLGSDTVVKTLQVLQQHYGDRFAPCRALLSRSESAEPYFYPSRHSDRSSLQSEI, from the coding sequence ATGACGGAACAGCCGGCAATTGTAGCGCTGGAGAAGGAGAAATCAGCTTTCTCGCTGACGTTGCGACCCGATAACATTGGTATTATCACGATGGATGTCGCGGGTGAAAAAGTGAATACCCTGAAAGATCAATTTGCCAGGCAAATCATGGCGGTATTAACCCAGGCGCAACAGCATGCCGCTCTGCGGGGATTGATTTTTGTGTCAGCCAAAGCGGATTCCTTTATCGCCGGGGCCGATATCACCATGTTGGATAATTGCACTGATGCCAAACAGGCCGAAGCGTTAGCCAAAACAGGGCAGGAGACACTGGCGTATATCGCCGGACTGCCTTTTCCCGTCGTAGCCGCCATTCATGGCGCTTGTCTGGGCGGTGGACTGGAGCTGGCACTGGCTTGCGATTATCGGGTTTGTACCACAGAGGATAAAACCGTATTGGGATTGCCGGAAGTTCAGCTGGGTTTGTTACCTGGTTCAGGCGGAACACAGCGTTTACCCCGTTTGATTGGCGTTGATAAAGCGCTGGATCTTATGCTGACCGGAAAACATGTTCGCAGCCAACAGGCTCTCAGGCTGGGTCTGGTGGATGACGCCGTACCACACAGCATTTTGCTGGAGACGGCCGCGGCGATGATACGACAAGGCAAGAGAACATCATCGTCAGTGAATTGGCGTATCGGCTTTATGCATAGTCGTCTGATCAGATCGTTGTTGTTTAGGGTGGTTAAACAGAAAACACAGGCCAGGACGCAGGGACATTACCCGGCCACCGGGAAAATTATTCAAGTGGTACGCGATGGCTTGGAAAAGGGTGAAGCGGAAGGATATCTGTCGGAAGCACGGGCGTTTGGCAAACTGGTCATGTCACCAGAGTCCATTGCTCTTCGTGGTCTGTTTTTCGCCGCTACAGCGCTGAAAAAAACGTCGGAAACCGGTGATGAATCGCGGGTGATCCATCGGGTTGCTGTGTTGGGTGGTGGTTTGATGGGGGGAGGTATTGCCAGCGTAACGGCGATTCGAGGCGGGCTGCCAGTAAGAATCAAAGATATTCAGGAAAAAGGGGTAAACCGCGCATTAAAGTGCCATTGGCAGAAGCTTGAAAAACAGCTAACCCATCGACGCATAACACATATTGAGCAGCAACGGCAAATGAGCCTGATGACGGGTAGTACGGATTATCATGGTTTTGAGCAGGTCGATATTGTTATTGAAGCGGTATTTGAGGATTTGGCCCTGAAGCAACAGATGGTGTCAGAGGTTGAGCAATTTGCTTCACCTGATACGATTTTTGCTTCGAATACGTCCTCGTTGCCTATTCATCAGATTGCCGCCAAAGCCAGTCGGCCAGCACAGGTTATAGGACTGCATTATTTCAGCCCGGTGGACAAAATGCCGCTTGTTGAGGTTATTCCCCACACGGGTACTAGCGCGGAAACTATTGCCACTACGGTGGCATTAGTAAAAAAACAGGGAAAAACGGCTATTGTTGTCGCTGACTGCGCGGGGTTTTACGTTAACCGGATTCTGGCGCCTTACCTTAATGAAGCGGCACGTTGCCTGCTGGAAGGCGAGCCAGTAGATACTATCGATCAGGCGCTGGTTCGCTTTGGTTTTCCGGTCGGGCCTTTTACGCTGTTGGATGAAGTGGGAATTGACGTTGCGATAAAGATTGTTCCGATCCTGACTCGTGAGCTGGGTGAACGTTTCAGTGCGCCTCCCGCGCTGAAAGTTATTGCCAGCGATGATCGCCAGGGACGGAAAAATGCGCGTGGATTTTACCGTTATGGTCATCAGCGGTATATCTGGCAACGGTCTAAGAAAAATGTTGATAATACCGTTTATCCGTTGCTCGGTGTTACCCCGAAAGCGCATTTGGATTCGGCATTGATGGCACAACGTTGTGTGATGCTGTTGTTGAACGAAGCAGCGCGTTGTCTGGATGAAGGCATTATTCGTAGTGCCCGCGAAGGTGATATCGGTGCGGTATTGGGTATTGGTTTTCCACCATTTCTGGGAGGACCATTTCGCTATATAGATCATTTGGGGAGCGATACGGTGGTTAAAACACTGCAAGTACTACAACAACATTATGGTGATCGTTTTGCGCCTTGTCGCGCTTTGCTTTCCCGGAGTGAAAGCGCGGAACCGTATTTTTATCCTTCAAGGCATTCTGATAGGTCCTCCCTGCAATCTGAAATCTGA
- the fadI gene encoding acetyl-CoA C-acyltransferase FadI, producing the protein MGEVLPMVTRRGDRIAIVNGLRTPFARQATAYRGIPALELGKLVVTELLIRSGIDSELVEQLVFGQVIQMPEAPNIAREIVLGTGMSVHTDAYSVSRACASSFQAVANVAESIMAGTIEVGIAGGADSSSVLPIGVSKRLARILVDLTKARNLRQRLALFAQLRFNDLLPVSPAIAEYSTGLRMGDTAEQMAKSYGITRQQQDALAHRSHRLAAQAWQRGVLRDEVMTAYVPPYQQAVEEDNNVRHDSSLAQYARLRPAFDRQHGTVTAANSTPMTDGAAAVLMMSESRANALGLTPLGYLRSYAFIGIDVRQDMLLGPAYATPLALDRAGITLSDLTLIDMHEAFAAQTLVNLNLFASADFARHQLRRSEPLGNVDMDKFNVLGGSIAYGHPFAATGARMITQTLRELRRRGGGLGLTTACAAGGLGAAMILEVTA; encoded by the coding sequence ATGGGCGAGGTATTACCAATGGTAACCCGTCGGGGCGATCGCATTGCGATTGTCAATGGGTTACGTACCCCGTTTGCCCGTCAGGCAACGGCGTATCGTGGTATACCGGCTTTGGAATTGGGCAAACTGGTAGTCACAGAGCTATTGATACGTAGCGGTATTGACTCGGAACTTGTTGAGCAACTGGTTTTTGGTCAAGTGATTCAGATGCCTGAAGCGCCGAATATTGCACGGGAAATTGTCCTGGGAACAGGCATGAGCGTTCATACCGATGCCTACAGCGTTTCGCGTGCCTGTGCTAGCAGTTTTCAGGCGGTAGCCAATGTGGCAGAAAGTATTATGGCCGGTACAATTGAGGTAGGTATTGCGGGAGGTGCGGATTCATCGTCGGTATTACCCATTGGTGTCAGTAAGCGACTGGCTCGTATATTGGTGGATCTCACTAAAGCCCGTAACCTGAGACAACGACTGGCCTTGTTTGCTCAACTGCGCTTTAACGACCTGTTGCCAGTGTCGCCAGCCATCGCCGAATATTCGACTGGACTACGGATGGGTGATACCGCAGAGCAGATGGCTAAAAGCTATGGAATTACCCGTCAACAGCAGGATGCATTGGCGCATCGCTCACATCGTCTGGCGGCACAGGCATGGCAGCGTGGTGTGCTGCGTGATGAAGTGATGACCGCCTATGTGCCTCCTTACCAACAGGCGGTAGAGGAGGACAATAATGTTCGCCATGACTCCTCTCTGGCGCAGTATGCGCGGTTACGCCCCGCATTTGATCGCCAACATGGCACCGTCACTGCGGCTAACAGCACACCAATGACGGATGGTGCCGCCGCGGTATTGATGATGAGCGAATCCCGGGCCAATGCGTTGGGATTGACGCCTCTCGGTTATCTTCGCAGTTACGCTTTCATCGGCATTGATGTGCGGCAGGATATGTTACTAGGACCCGCCTACGCCACGCCGCTGGCGCTCGATCGTGCTGGTATCACCCTATCAGATCTGACCTTGATTGATATGCATGAGGCCTTTGCGGCACAAACGTTAGTTAATCTGAACCTGTTCGCCAGCGCCGATTTTGCCCGGCATCAACTGAGGCGCAGTGAGCCGCTGGGAAACGTGGATATGGATAAATTCAATGTGTTGGGGGGATCAATTGCTTATGGGCATCCTTTTGCTGCGACGGGAGCACGTATGATCACACAAACATTACGTGAATTACGGCGCCGTGGCGGTGGTTTGGGGTTAACCACTGCCTGTGCGGCCGGAGGATTGGGGGCCGCAATGATTCTGGAGGTGACAGCATGA
- a CDS encoding YfcZ/YiiS family protein, translating to MTNVMNNCHAEETAACCCVDVGTVIDNTDCTASYSHVFVARAEAESMQKALSDKARAVESDPCIISSTLSDVEGGVKLDMNFIFSCQAETLIFQLGLR from the coding sequence ATGACAAATGTAATGAATAATTGCCATGCCGAAGAAACAGCTGCTTGTTGTTGTGTTGATGTAGGTACGGTGATAGACAACACTGACTGTACGGCCTCTTATAGCCATGTATTTGTTGCTCGTGCTGAAGCAGAATCCATGCAAAAAGCGTTGTCGGATAAAGCGCGGGCGGTAGAATCAGACCCCTGCATCATTAGCAGCACGTTGTCAGATGTGGAAGGTGGGGTAAAACTGGACATGAATTTCATCTTCAGCTGCCAGGCTGAAACGTTGATTTTTCAGTTAGGTTTGCGTTAA